GTCCTTCCaccattcattttcaaactGGAAACGGTATTGCTTTTTGGCAAGCGTCTCACTCAGTTGTTCGATGAAGGGCACTAAGTGCGACTGAACAGCGATACTGCTGAGCACACTATTATGTAATTCTTCAGAATTTATATCAACTTGAATAATTTTTGCATCCGAACTATATCGCGGAGGTCGGCCAAAATGTAATATCCAATTAAGGCGCGCACCCAGTAAAAGTATTACGTCAGCTTTTTGTAGTGCTAGTGTGCGAGCGGATGCAACGCATTGCGGATCTAGGTCTGGTACAACGCCTTTTCCCATTGGCGTTGGAAGAAATGGTAGGTTAGTTTGATGAATCAATTGACGAACTTGTATTTCCGATCTAGCATACGCGGCACCTTTTCCCACGATAACCAGCGGCCGTTTGGCTAAAGTTAGCATTTGTGCCGCTTTTTTCACATCTACGGGATCGGGATGCATCTTTGGAGGTTGTGGAGATGCGTATTGTAATGGTACAGCATCCTCTGTTATTTTTGCCGTTAATAGGTTTCCCGGAAAATCAAGATAAGCTGCGCCGGGTCTACCATAACATGCTAAACGAACGGCTTTTTCTACGTGCATAGGTATTAAGGCCACGCTTGGTGGTCTTGCCGCGTATTTACAATAAGGGCGACTCAATTCTACTTGAGGACACTCTTGGAATCCTCCGATGCCTTCGTGGTCCTGAGACGTTGACCCACCTATAACCAATAAAGGCCAACAATTGACTTGTGCATTGGCCATTCCACCAGTTACATGGAGAAGTCCCGGCCCCGAAACTACAAGACACACCCCTGGTTTTCCAGTTAAATATCCAATTGCCTAAAATAGAGTATAAAGAATGATTGAATGTCAAGATACTCAACCTTACTTCATTACCTGAGCCGCGTAGCATGCCGATTGCTCGTTACGCATTCCTACATATTTGAGCCCTTCAGCCTGCATGGCCATCGACAGTTCAACAACTGGTATACCAACAATACCAAATACATATTCAACGCCCTGATGGAGATAAGTATTAACAGGATGATTATGGCACTATTTGCTCTCAACCAACCATTACTCGTATGTCTGCTCTTATCATGACTTACGATGTACAGTTCACTTACTTATCGCAGTTCAACTTTGAACCCTGTTGCATGTTTGACCTACCTGTTCGCGCAAAGCTTTGGCTAAAACAGTATTTCCATCCACTTCCATGGCGTTGTAAAATGTACAACGATAGTTTATTGTAATTTAACCTCTTCAATTATCTGGCTCGCAAATTTTCCAACTCCTCActtcaattaaattttgtgtGACATAAACTAGTTTGAATACATTGTTTTCACTTCATGAAGAACTGCTTTGGTATTTCGCTCAAGATATATTTCAAGAGACTACACTACAAAAAATTCTGCACCTCTGTACAACTTGGAACCTAAAATAAATCTAACTGCGACAACGGCACATATTTAAAAAGAAGAACATTGATAATTCTTATCGGTAATTTTTTCACTTGCGTACTCCTTAAATggctggaaggaaaacaattatCGCACAAAGCAAAGGTTAAATTATCTCACAAAGCTTCAAATACTTGATTAGATGTAATTTCAAGAACTGATTTGACTTCAATATtctaaataatttattgaaattgaacTTTTATATTTAgcatttaaacaaaaacaagcacagAGATGTTGaacatacaacaacaaaatagttAGATACCGCTCTCACAATATGCCAGATTTGCGTGAATGACAATACCCATAAACAAGACTACCTGACTTTCAAAATGAACAAGCCAACATTTGAACGGACATGCAGTctatataattttatttatttacgaaaaaaaatttaatgacAGCTATTAATGCATGTCGTACTTTAAACAATACAATGTTTGTAGATGATGTAGAAATCAAAGGCAGtggaaagaaataataaaactgtTCGCTAGATTTTTTTAgaaat
This region of Anopheles nili unplaced genomic scaffold, idAnoNiliSN_F5_01 scaffold_176, whole genome shotgun sequence genomic DNA includes:
- the LOC128730051 gene encoding 2-hydroxyacyl-CoA lyase 1, whose amino-acid sequence is MEVDGNTVLAKALREQGVEYVFGIVGIPVVELSMAMQAEGLKYVGMRNEQSACYAAQAIGYLTGKPGVCLVVSGPGLLHVTGGMANAQVNCWPLLVIGGSTSQDHEGIGGFQECPQVELSRPYCKYAARPPSVALIPMHVEKAVRLACYGRPGAAYLDFPGNLLTAKITEDAVPLQYASPQPPKMHPDPVDVKKAAQMLTLAKRPLVIVGKGAAYARSEIQVRQLIHQTNLPFLPTPMGKGVVPDLDPQCVASARTLALQKADVILLLGARLNWILHFGRPPRYSSDAKIIQVDINSEELHNSVLSSIAVQSHLVPFIEQLSETLAKKQYRFQFENEWWKDLRAKCEKNRKVVDAMSLNTEIPLNYYAVFHHLQELIPKDAIIVSEGANTMDIGRTLLHNKLGRHRLDAGTFGTMGVGPGFAIAAALFCRDKFPGKKVICVEGDSAFGFSGMEIETMVRYQLPIVIVIVNNGGIYAGFDKETYDDMRSAGDLTHVTPASALTYETRYENMMNMFGMNGHFVRSISELKVAVKESLCATDRPHIINIAISPQADRKEQDFKWLTESKL